The sequence ggtaaaacctttaaagccctatacggcctaggaccctcgtaacTATGGGAccgcctcaaccagagccagggctttttcggctgtggctccgatctggtggaacactctgccacaagagattagggccctgcgggacttgacatctttccgcagggcctgcaaaacagctgttccgccaagcctttggccagggcacagcctaactctctcctttggcaatcttcacagaactctacccaatggttgccatcaatttgatttgaagtaattttttaatgaaatgattttaaaatgttgtcttattttattgttgttagccgccctgagccaggcttcggctggggagggcgggatataaatacaaaattattattattattattattattattattattattattattatatttgttgtCTTTTAACAGCAAGGCTTCATTTGAGAGGAAAGAGCAAGATAATATGAAGGTTTTTGTACCTCTGTCTCAGGTAAATTCCGTCTCAAGTAACATTAGCAGTATATTTAACTGTAGAGTAGCTTTTAGTAATTTATTGGTTAGGTAAAGTAAACTTACAAAGTATAGCTGAATAGATTTCCTTTGTGTTCCTTATGTGGACATACTGCTTGATCAAATCCAAATCCTTGCAGTCTCTATGTCATAAATCTCGCAAGAGAGGATATCAGATGTGACTGATATGCAGCAAGATTTACCTGGTAGATATTTGGGTAATTGACTGACACCTTTCATCTATCTTAAGCATTGTATCAGGCAGTTTGTTAAGGCAACAAGGGAATAAACCCCATTGAACCCAATAGCCTTACTTCTTTGGTTTGCTCTGTGCATAGGTTTGCTCTGTGTAAAGAGGATGATTCACTAAACCTCCTTACACATTATTTCAATGTGATGTCACAGGATTGCAGTGGCTAGCTTCTACCAACTTACTAGTTGGGCATTCAACAGCCAGAAGAAGAGACCACAAACATACACAGATATATACACCTATTGCTCCTCCATGCATATATTTCTACGCGTGTGTAGACCCTTCAGCCTCCTTATGCATTGAAAGACTGTATGAGACAGTCCAAATGGACTTTCCCCCTCATAAAATCTTCAAAATATGTGAGCTAATCCAGGtgtttgcaatgcaagaatctgtgAGTTTGTTTCTGATCATGTTGTTTGGAACAATAGCCAATAACATTTCACCATTCAAAATGTATACTGGCAGTGATTATATTGCATACTTCTGTTTGTCATGGCTGAAACACCAAGGAAAATGATcttaaaagcttttttaaaaatccaaggaAGAGTTGCTGCAATTAGGGAAAAGGGCAAGGCTCTTCCACATTCTCTGCTTCTACAGTGTATCAACCTACCAGTGCTGGATCAAGTACTATGGTGGCAGTAAGCGAAATGAAAGTCACAGAAAATAATTTGTAGTCTCTTTAGTCACAGAAAATAATTTGTACAGACGGTGAACATTTTGTGTGCGACCTATTGATGTATAGCTAGGCCCGCATCAGGATTTGAAAAGTTGCTTAGAATTTCAAACAATGAGAAGTACAATGCAAACCCAAACCACTAGTGGGCACTCAAAGCCAGAGAGAAATGAAACCAGGGCAACAAGCCAAGATGCTTTTGCTTGCACAGCTGGCTCAGTCCTGACCTAAATACATCTTCAGCAATGGTCTGTCTAGCTTTTTCTTGAAAACGGTTATAGCCAGAAGAGCAGCCTGTGTCGTTCTGCACAACCTTCCTTTGAATTCATAAACTTTATTGCTGCAGATTAAGGCCAAGGGTTGCCCCTTGTACATTTTCCCCTAGTGGAGTTGTAGAGCGCATACTCTGAGAACAGAAGGCCCCAAGTTTGAACCCCAGCATCTCTAGTTTAAAACGTTGAGTAGTCATGAGTGAAGATGTCAAAGACCGCTGCCCTGGATAGCAACttccagccagagtagacaatactgacctggTATTAAGAAACGCCCTGAACTCCTAACGCCACCCCACCTCTTTATTGGGCCAaagagaacccaggagtcctggctcctggCCATCAGTTACCTGCCTCAAAAAAACCACTCAGTTTACTCCCTTGCGGAGAACATTAAGTTAAGCACTCCCTTTGGGCAAcagcctccttccttccctttataTTAAATGTTTGCAGAGCCatagctgtgggggggggggggagctgggttttctgccctgggtgaagcctccagaggggcagcATTAAGGctcaaaactgtgtgtgtgtgtgtgtgtgtgcacgcgcgcgcaAATGCATGTGGGGGGGacgccaaactgggtctttgacccacgTGAAATAAAACAAAGTTTTACCCCTGATAtatgtgtttatattttaaacaGTTAGTTTGGCTGTGGTGGCTGCAGCAGGGAGGTGGAGAGGAATACCCCTGCCAGGAAAGTTCTGAGACAAAGGGAACTTGGACTGCCAGCAACTGGGCAATCACATGCAGGATGAGTCCTGTCATGCTCGGCTCCAAGAGGCACTGCTGCTTCACTGTAGTGGGTCTCCGGGAAACAGTTTTCCTGTGGAAATGTGGACACAAAGATGTAGGACCActtagggccagcccaagacatcttGATGCCCAGGGTGGAAAAAGGAAATTGGCACCTGCTAATTAAACCAGGGTATAACCCACCAGGTATAGCTGTGAACTATGCGGCCCCTCAGGtgcccgggcacccacaaatttaaaATGGAGATGTGCCCCCCCAAGATTCCAATTGGTGGTGTGTACACACCATGGTGATGTTGGCATGCCCTGGGCACCCACTGTTGTAGGGGCAAGGTGGCACGCATGCCACCAGGAAAGTCACCTGCTGAAGCCCAGCTGGGGGAAaatgagacaccccccccccccccgatctggtGACTCTTTACTTTCCATTAGGTGCTAAAATCTCTACATGTAAATTTggatcatttttcttttcttttttcagtgcaggattttttttaaatgtggggcACACTTGTGAACTtattatatttgcattttaatagtTATAGTAAATTACTGTTGTTCTTTCACTTTTGTGGAATTATTTGTTGCTCACAACATCTTCTGACAGTAAAATAAACTTGAACTTCTGGTGCTTCTCATTTTGAGTGAAACTACTACCAATACTTGTTCAGTAATTTTAATAATTTGAACCTTAAGTTCCTCTGAATGGAACCCCACTTGCAGATACGATACTTCCATGGAGTACCTTGAAGATACTATTTGACAATTCCCTCCTGCAGCCCTCTGTGCTcttaaaatctgctctggagggttgggaatCCTCCCAGGGCAGCAAGGAAGGTGACACTGGGAGCTGCAAGGGGAGCAAGAAATCAGTGAAAATTGTTTTCTGCTGGTGGGAACCTCTGTTGGATCACAATGCCTTTCAGGATCCATCTGATGAGGTTTTGTCCAATTTTATTCCTGTGCAAAATCCTCAGAAATTTAGGGCAGTCTCAGTAGGTCAAAAATAATTTTCTTTGTTGAGCCTGATAAATCTAATCTCTTGATGCCTTTTTGCTTAATTTTGGAAGTTGCTGAGGAAGAGTATAGGATACTCTTattgttattcttattcttactCTTATTGTTGATCGTAGGGAGGAAAGCTGGTACCAAAGTTTACGAAGCCAAGAAAAACATTGGCTGAAAAACATGGAAATTTTGGAGGAGCTGTAACAACTGGGACAGAAAACGTACAGCAAGCCCTTCCTTCTTATCTATATAACGTAATGTATACCCTTGTGATTTAGAGAAGTGTTTCCTTATGGCTAGACGTGGGGAAAACACTTTCGTTTTTGTACTGATAATTAAAGACAAACTGCACTCTTCTAGTTCAAATTAAGCACACTGATAATTTCCAGAGGGCTTTTAATGATTAGTTTTAATCAAGATATACTGACATGTTATTTAAGGATACTGTTAGCTGTGCTGTTTTATTTGTATATACTGTACTGTGGTTTTTTATatttgatttaaataataattctAAATGACATTCCCTAAGAGAcagatcataaataaataaataaataaatagttttaacTGAGTTAAATCAGAAATCAAGCCTATATCGGGAGTAACTGGCAAcactcccaggcacccggcttggtctcctgttgacctccctggctgcattccccagcaagatccaggctaggtctcGATAGGCGATTCTTCCCAAACGTGGGAAGaacacaccccctccctcctgctctcccggcagggaaaaggagatagacagaaacgtttTACAtgcttttctttctgtcttttcagATGGTTAAATACATAGAAATGCACTATTAAATGGGAACTGGTAGCCATAGTCAGAAAATGCTAAATGTTTGTGCTACTTTTTTCTACTGACACACAATTTTGTCAACTTCTTCAAAGGGTGATTGTATGGATAGAAATATTACCAGCACAGCAAAAAATTATGTCGAGAACACTGTTGCTTCTTCAGAGACACCAGAAGCAGCGGATTCATTGGTGACAAAAGTGAAGGATGCTGGAGAGCAAGTGATCATTCATTGTGaagaattaagtaaaagtctGGATGTTAAAATGCAAGATGAGGACAAGATTGGAAGGATAAACAATGGTGGTGCAAACTCAGGCTTAGCTGATTCATGTCAAGGAACAGGGACAGCATCCAATTTACAAGAAAGTATCTGTGAAAAGGAAGTGTCAGATAATAAGGATGTAGATGGTCTGTCTCTAGAGCCATTTAAATGTCAATTCGTTAAGGAGATGAGCATTAGTATGTTGGCAGAGGACAGTGTCACTGACCATATTAAAAGTACCCCACATGAAGAGCATCTTGATACTTCAAACAAGAGTATGGATAAAAATAAAGCTTTCCATGATATCACAGATTCAGATGATGTAAAAGAAGCAAACTGGACCAAAAATAGAAGTTGTAAAGATGCAAGTCTTATTGAGTGCATGTTCAGCCAAACCCAAAAGGAGAACAACAGAATATATTTCCCACTGGAGACAGGTCTATCATTTCTCACACCTGGAGAACAGGGCAAACATCTAAATACAAGCAATGTATCTAGAGACGGAGATACTGATGTCAAAAAAGCAGACCAGGACCTTCCATATAGAAGGGGGGAAACTGAAGAGCAAAATGTCATTTGCAGCAGTACTGAAATTTCAGAACAAGTCACTTTGTGCAGCTCTGCAATGAGTGAAAAGGGGACAGACAAGCTGAACCTGTGGTCAAGTGGCAAACCTGTAGAGCAAAATGGTATGAGTAAAACTGCAAGCCAAAGCAACCCTTGTATGGAAGAGATCATAGTTGCAGAGGAAAACAGTGTACAAGGCCAGAATACTTCCGGGAAAGATGTTCTAGATATTCAATCTATGAGTACTTATTTGGAAAAGAAAGCAGATATTTCTGAATCAAAATGTGAACAGGTTTTTGAAACAAGTGACATGTTCTTGCCACAGCCTGATGGGGTTGTTCACCCTGAGAGCAGCACAATCTCAGTGCAAGCAGTGATTTGCAGCGAAGAGACGGGGAGGAATAAAAAAGAATCTGAAATGAAAGCAAGGTCAGCAAAAAGCACCACTGGCTCACCTGACCCAGAAGTTCCAGTTTTACAGACCCAGAGGAAAAATGGTAGTGAGAGATTGGTGTCTGATACAAAACAGTCTGAATTCAGCAGATGTGATTTGGAACCAGCTGAAATTAGGGAAGTGCTGTCAGGTATTTCCCAGCAAAATTTGACTGAGACTGCCAAGGCAGAAACAAACCCAACAGAAAACTGTTCTGCTGACATCTACATGGAGGGAAAAGAAGAAATTGTAACCTGTAAGGACAACAAGAGCAAACCCGCCCATGAGGAAAATGGCCTCTCCACAGTCAAGGTTCTTCCAGCACCACTGGTGGTGGGCGATCCTGGTAGAGAAATGAATGCTGGTTCCGAAATGCAGAAGTCTCTCCTTGTATTAGGTACAGGTTGCAGCAGAAATGCACCAAGCGGCCTTGATACTATGATGACCCAAACATGCTCTCCTTGCACAGATTCCCTTTCTCTGGATATGGAAATTCTGTCTAACAGTCAGCTACTGGGCATCTTTGAATTTCCACCACACAAGGTGAGTTGACCATGAATGACTAGATTTAGAAAGTGATAGTTTTACTTCTTCATATGACAGTTACTATACAACAGAATCGATAAGACCTTAACATTCCAGTAATCCTTTTAAGATTGCATTTATAAATGCAAGTATCAGTGCCTATCATATGAATTTATGAAGGAATTGGCCTTGCACTACTACATACTTTTAGTTCATTagtagatttatatcccacttccTTGCCGGAGTCCTTAAAGCAGCTCATAACATTTACAAAAACCAGTGGATTCCAATTTTACTGTAGTTTGAATAATTTTGAATGGTGTTATAGTGCAAAATAATTGTAACAAGTGAAGCGCATCCCAGTAAAAATATTTGTGAACCAATTACAGTAGTATATAAAATGGTCATTTCCAGATATAACAAACCCATTCTAACTAGTACTGATTCTGTAGATTAACTGAAGCTGCAACAATGGAAGCAGTGGCTCCCATTCTAGTTCTTTAAAATAGTTTGTACTAGCCTTTGTGGTTCCTCTGGACTGAAAAGGCTGGATAGAGCTGGGAGGGACTTTggaggtcatctggtccaatgcTCTACTTAATGCAAGGTTCGCAATGGGGGATGCAACTATAGGAGCCCTGATTGATggacatcccacctctgcttaaatacctgcTGTGAAGGAGTGTCCCCCATCTTCCTAGTTATTCTGCACTCCTGTCAACTAGCTCTTACTCTTAGGAGGTTTCTTCCAGTGTTATGCCAACATCTGTTTCCTTCTAAGTTCTACGCATTCATTTTAGTTCTGTC is a genomic window of Podarcis muralis chromosome 17, rPodMur119.hap1.1, whole genome shotgun sequence containing:
- the BRME1 gene encoding break repair meiotic recombinase recruitment factor 1 isoform X1, encoding MSKRKKGQIPEENKEHGLSKANKCLRRKLTEGNDPEMPVQNFHSDNSSTKVIVSGTIQECQRNSLANMNTENLVADLDTSKASFERKEQDNMKVFVPLSQGGKLVPKFTKPRKTLAEKHGNFGGAVTTGTENVQQALPSYLYNGDCMDRNITSTAKNYVENTVASSETPEAADSLVTKVKDAGEQVIIHCEELSKSLDVKMQDEDKIGRINNGGANSGLADSCQGTGTASNLQESICEKEVSDNKDVDGLSLEPFKCQFVKEMSISMLAEDSVTDHIKSTPHEEHLDTSNKSMDKNKAFHDITDSDDVKEANWTKNRSCKDASLIECMFSQTQKENNRIYFPLETGLSFLTPGEQGKHLNTSNVSRDGDTDVKKADQDLPYRRGETEEQNVICSSTEISEQVTLCSSAMSEKGTDKLNLWSSGKPVEQNGMSKTASQSNPCMEEIIVAEENSVQGQNTSGKDVLDIQSMSTYLEKKADISESKCEQVFETSDMFLPQPDGVVHPESSTISVQAVICSEETGRNKKESEMKARSAKSTTGSPDPEVPVLQTQRKNGSERLVSDTKQSEFSRCDLEPAEIREVLSGISQQNLTETAKAETNPTENCSADIYMEGKEEIVTCKDNKSKPAHEENGLSTVKVLPAPLVVGDPGREMNAGSEMQKSLLVLGTGCSRNAPSGLDTMMTQTCSPCTDSLSLDMEILSNSQLLGIFEFPPHKTSFLDNPHSPSKDKSDQCAVGEQSGIKTPVPAINLIYPNSDRNEVTEGVCDPYKQEDATDVVCGLIKELSNLNRLIMSTHRDLDSFKKLKFRRNRQSRKLVPHSNVTSTLCTIKKKREI
- the BRME1 gene encoding break repair meiotic recombinase recruitment factor 1 isoform X2; the encoded protein is MSKRKKGQIPEENKEHGLSKANKCLRRKLTEGNDPEMPVQNFHSDNSSTKVIVSGTIQECQRNSLANMNTENLVADLDTSKASFERKEQDNMKVFVPLSQGGKLVPKFTKPRKTLAEKHGNFGGAVTTGTENGDCMDRNITSTAKNYVENTVASSETPEAADSLVTKVKDAGEQVIIHCEELSKSLDVKMQDEDKIGRINNGGANSGLADSCQGTGTASNLQESICEKEVSDNKDVDGLSLEPFKCQFVKEMSISMLAEDSVTDHIKSTPHEEHLDTSNKSMDKNKAFHDITDSDDVKEANWTKNRSCKDASLIECMFSQTQKENNRIYFPLETGLSFLTPGEQGKHLNTSNVSRDGDTDVKKADQDLPYRRGETEEQNVICSSTEISEQVTLCSSAMSEKGTDKLNLWSSGKPVEQNGMSKTASQSNPCMEEIIVAEENSVQGQNTSGKDVLDIQSMSTYLEKKADISESKCEQVFETSDMFLPQPDGVVHPESSTISVQAVICSEETGRNKKESEMKARSAKSTTGSPDPEVPVLQTQRKNGSERLVSDTKQSEFSRCDLEPAEIREVLSGISQQNLTETAKAETNPTENCSADIYMEGKEEIVTCKDNKSKPAHEENGLSTVKVLPAPLVVGDPGREMNAGSEMQKSLLVLGTGCSRNAPSGLDTMMTQTCSPCTDSLSLDMEILSNSQLLGIFEFPPHKTSFLDNPHSPSKDKSDQCAVGEQSGIKTPVPAINLIYPNSDRNEVTEGVCDPYKQEDATDVVCGLIKELSNLNRLIMSTHRDLDSFKKLKFRRNRQSRKLVPHSNVTSTLCTIKKKREI
- the BRME1 gene encoding break repair meiotic recombinase recruitment factor 1 isoform X3 translates to MKVFVPLSQGGKLVPKFTKPRKTLAEKHGNFGGAVTTGTENVQQALPSYLYNGDCMDRNITSTAKNYVENTVASSETPEAADSLVTKVKDAGEQVIIHCEELSKSLDVKMQDEDKIGRINNGGANSGLADSCQGTGTASNLQESICEKEVSDNKDVDGLSLEPFKCQFVKEMSISMLAEDSVTDHIKSTPHEEHLDTSNKSMDKNKAFHDITDSDDVKEANWTKNRSCKDASLIECMFSQTQKENNRIYFPLETGLSFLTPGEQGKHLNTSNVSRDGDTDVKKADQDLPYRRGETEEQNVICSSTEISEQVTLCSSAMSEKGTDKLNLWSSGKPVEQNGMSKTASQSNPCMEEIIVAEENSVQGQNTSGKDVLDIQSMSTYLEKKADISESKCEQVFETSDMFLPQPDGVVHPESSTISVQAVICSEETGRNKKESEMKARSAKSTTGSPDPEVPVLQTQRKNGSERLVSDTKQSEFSRCDLEPAEIREVLSGISQQNLTETAKAETNPTENCSADIYMEGKEEIVTCKDNKSKPAHEENGLSTVKVLPAPLVVGDPGREMNAGSEMQKSLLVLGTGCSRNAPSGLDTMMTQTCSPCTDSLSLDMEILSNSQLLGIFEFPPHKTSFLDNPHSPSKDKSDQCAVGEQSGIKTPVPAINLIYPNSDRNEVTEGVCDPYKQEDATDVVCGLIKELSNLNRLIMSTHRDLDSFKKLKFRRNRQSRKLVPHSNVTSTLCTIKKKREI